One Trichoderma asperellum chromosome 5, complete sequence genomic region harbors:
- a CDS encoding uncharacterized protein (EggNog:ENOG41), with protein sequence MPVTEFALIKLRGKYDGLEFLETLMECQEIQDNWVRKNQAWNLNPDANVSSMYTDATDQSTLLITAPWDSPEAHGEWIQSAENRMANGSLSEFSAPGCDSVLLFHMEPAGARPQMREAFKHKDSNDTFDVCRITVKGNQREALQCEYQTLEDELRKEGLEKSIWAGWRIETTDGEEDLVVFWAGDVPRKRLEGLASLALKKDHRRFRHIV encoded by the coding sequence ATGCCCGTTACCGAGTTTGCCCTCATAAAGCTGAGGGGCAAATATGACGGCCTCGAGTTCCTCGAGACTCTCATGGAGTGTCAGGAGATTCAGGACAATTGGGTTCGCAAGAACCAGGCGTGGAATTTGAATCCCGACGCGAATGTTAGCAGCATGTACACTGATGCAACGGACCAATCAACACTTCTCATCACAGCGCCCTGGGATTCCCCCGAGGCTCACGGCGAATGGATTCAGAGCGCGGAGAACAGGATGGCAAACGGCAGCCTAAGCGAGTTCAGTGCACCTGGGTGCGACTCTGTCCTGCTGTTCCACATGGAGCCGGCAGGGGCCAGGCCGCAGATGCGCGAAGCCTTCAAGCACAAGGACAGCAACGACACATTCGATGTCTGCCGTATAACAGTCAAGGGCAATCAACGAGAAGCACTACAATGTGAATATCAAACACTAGAAGACGAATTGCGAAAAGAAGGTCTGGAGAAGAGCATATGGGCAGGCTGGAGGATCGAAACGACCGATGGTGAGGAGGATCTGGTTGTATTCTGGGCCGGCGATGTTCCAAGGAAACGATTAGAAGGCTTGGCCAGTCTAGCCCTCAAGAAGGATCATCGCCGCTTCAGGCACATTGTGTAA